The stretch of DNA CATAAATTATCCAACAGACGCTGGAAAAACATAAGAAATATAAGTGTCCCCCAAAAGAAAATTTAGAGCAAGTATAATGTGACATTATCTCATTTTCTACTACAGATCGCGATACTAAAAAAACACTATCCAACTTCAATTTCACTTCTCTGCTTCTAATCTTAACAAATGACTTACTGAGTTcatattgatattaattttactatatgatactatttagcTCATTCAAACTTGCATATACTGCTTAAATATCAATAACAACATACACTAAACCATACACCTGGGATATTGATATTGATGTAATCACCATTGAGAATTCTATCATATCATATGAAAAGTTGTTCCATTCACCAAATCATGGAAACATGACATTGATAGCCTAAAGTGTGGGGCAATATTTGGAAATATggtcaaaaataatatttgccAAGTCATTTTGCCGCTCcaataactataattatattttattgattttgaagTTTAACAAAATGATTACAAATGTTGCATGCCATAACCAATTATACACAAGttacaattatttcatttttgcaGTTGTTAGACTAatacaaaatttgatttatagAATAACTATTTTGATACTGTAATTGAATTTGTCTCGTCCAGACTCGATGAAGACATACATGAAAGTTGTAGTGGTGGCCTTTCAGGAGAAAATAACACAGGCTTTGGAGGAGAAGACACCGATGAAAGTGGTCCATGTAGCATTTCTATTACTTTATTAATTGGTGGTCTATCTAATGGATTCGTTTGAATGCACCATAGACTCACCAAAGTAATTTTTCTAACcatatcattttcttcctctgaGATTGTCAAACCATTTAAAAGAGTATTATTACCTTTATCAAGATCCTTATAAATCCAATCTGGAAAATACATTTCAGAAGTACACGATCCTCCAGTATCATAATTCTTTCTTCCTCCAATCATTTCAAGAATCAACATGCCGTAACTATACACATCCGACTTGTGAGAAATTCCACCAAATGCTCTACTAAATACTTCTGGTGCCATATATCCTATAGTTCCCCTTGTCCCTGGTATTGACACAATACTCTCCTTCTTTTGGCATATTTTAGCCAATCCAAAATCAGATATTTTTGGACAAAAATCTTCATCCAAAAGAATGTTTTGGGGCTTGATATCAAGATGTAAAATCTTTGAAGTACATCCCTGATGCAAGTACTCTAGTCCTCTAGCAATGCCAATTGCAATTTGGAACAACTTATTCCAATTGAAATCACAAATAGCATCAGTAAACCCACTTTTATAGATGAATTTATCCAATGATCCATTGGGCATATATTCATAAAGTAATACTCTTTTGTTCATCTCATAACAAAAACCTAAAAGTGAAACAATGTTTGTGTGTGATGTTCTACTAATGCTGGCAACTTCATTTATGAACTCTTCTCCATTTCCCTTGTATTCATTGATTACTTTCACTGCCACATGACAACCATCAGGTAAATTTGCTTTATACACAATGCCATATCCTCCTTGACCTAATTTATTTCTAAATGAGTTTGTGATCTTTTTTATTTCTGTATAACTATATCTTCTTGTCGCTGATAAATTATAACTTCTCATGAAAACCTCCACATTGTTTTCAAcaaattttcttcttttccaaACAATGGTACTCTTTTGGTTATGTATACCTCTTTTAAGGTGACAAGTAATCATAACAATAAAGAAAGTTGTTATTCCAAATCCAGCCAGTGAAGCACCTGATTTTATTTATGCAAAGAACAGGTAAACAATtgtcatcaatttttttatataaaaataataaatgccACCATGATGTTGGATGAGAATCATTGTTCattgaaattgatattgtttATTAGTGTTACCTATCACAATAAACCTCCAGTTCTGTTTTGAACctacaatttaaaaattaaattagatacaACTTATAATAATCATGCATTGTCTTGAAGAGAGATTATCTTATACTTTCTCATCGATTTGTATCTTGTAGCAGCAATGAAGATAAATGGTCTACACAACTTTGTGCAGGCTACTATTGCACACTTTGATGATCACTCACTAGATCATTGGTGCATCTTGacagatttttttattttattttatttaatacaaacatgtttttttatgttaaatgtCTCACTTCTATCAGCTGGATCGAAGAATAAGAGTGTCAAAGCtcgcacacacacacatataccCAATAGTATGGAAACTTTGGGAATGTTGGATTTTAATACAATTTCAATACCTGCACGCTCAGGTCTAGCATGATCCTGAATTAAATTTCCACGTTGTTAACTTTAATCTGACTCTAATATCATGTTAAATGTATTTTGATGAATAATTAGACATTTTTAGATAATGAAATTGTAAGAATTGGTGAATTTAATCACACAAATTTgcgaaataaaaaatttaatctcttaaattataaaagatcaatcaATTCCGTCCTTTTTTCAAAACATTCCTTAGTAAATATTCCTCAAAACTAATAAAACACATTCACATTGACATGCATCAAAATAATCCCAAAATCTCTGACTGTggtataaaatttgaaaactgaCTAAACtggtttatatttttcaatttacagTTCTAAATTGTTATTTcgtaaattaaaatgataaaactgATTGACTCTCACAATTTCAATAACTAAAATGtctatttatttagttttgatGTCACTCTCAAAAGTTAATTCAAAGATGAGAGTGTCCAAGTACATATTAGCGTGAAGTCTTAGCAATATAAGACTTCAATTTCCATGCTTATGCCTAGTATGAGTTTGGGATTAAATTCTTTCATTGTCATCCTTAACCCAGCTGTGATAGACTGATACTATATTAAATTAGTTTAGATCTCATTTCTAAAAGCTACTTCACATAGGAGGGTATCAAAGCACATATATACATGAAACCTCTAAAATTAGAGTACGGCAGCAGTAGCTGCCTGCAATTTAGAACCATTAGTCATAGAAACAAACATATTTCGGAGTTGGAGAAAGtgattatataatattattgacataCTTGAGGTTGATGCCTTTTCTGAATTGCATGAAGTTTTATCAGGTCCATCCTTACAGAAACATCTTAATTCAGTTCCTCCATCGTTGCCACACACTCCACCACTTCCAACGCACGCGTCACATTCCGGAGAGTTTACGGTCCATCTCAACTCAAAACCTTTTTTTAATGCTTCTTCTAATCCACTACCAGATGCAATTTGTGAAGTAAAGGTATCCAAAATGGGAATGACGACAATAACACTTGGACTACATATGGTGGAATACAAAGTAGGATCAACAACGGTGTAGACAACAAATTTAGTATTTTGGCAGTCAACACTATGAAACATATTCGATGGGTCTCCATTTGCAACACAGTTATATAACAGAGTCACGTTTGAAACACCGCTAAATCGTTGAAACTGACCAGTGTTATCGAATGTGCTGTTACTGTAATTGTTATTAACAGCACAAACATCGCCACTCGAGTAATCTTCTCTAGCTACAGTCAGTTTCTTTGTTGTATTTTCCCAATCAAGAATACGGTATTTCACGTTTTTAATTGTTATCTTCGGCACTTTTCCTTCGCAAGTGACCTCTGTATTAGAATCACCACCGCAATATTTCGCTCTGTTTTCTCCCCAGAACGGATACTTGAGGTTTGGGACACTGCTTTCGCAGTCAAAAGCGGTGTTACAGTTTGTGTATAGGGGATCATCTTTGCAAATACATGTTGGAATATTCATGATTGAGATCATCAAAAGTGCTACggaataataaaagaaaataatattggaAGAAGATTGATGATGAAACAGAGGCTTCATTCTTGCGCTAGAATTAGAACAACGGAGTTATTACTCGAAAGAGTCTTAATAGGATTGGTTTAAGTGAGATAAAAAATACTCCAAAACAAAATCTTAAATATTAGTCACAAAGTTAACGAGTTATTTAAtgctattatttttaatatattctttatttaattcaaaattttaatatttatattagaatatttaacattaaaaataaataatttagtaagtttaatttatattttacaggaaattttaaaaaatagttatatttaactatatttttaaatgctaaacaaaattatttttttctttatattgatTAAGTCAGCTTAGACCTAGTAATAACAATGGGAGTTGATTCAACTCCCCCTTTCACTTTCATGTCTAAACGCGCTTGATAATTTCCACACTTTGGATGTTTCTAGGAAACTACA from Cicer arietinum cultivar CDC Frontier isolate Library 1 chromosome 3, Cicar.CDCFrontier_v2.0, whole genome shotgun sequence encodes:
- the LOC101489912 gene encoding LEAF RUST 10 DISEASE-RESISTANCEUS RECEPTOR-LIKE PROTEIN KINASE-like 2.4 isoform X2 produces the protein MKPLFHHQSSSNIIFFYYSVALLMISIMNIPTCICKDDPLYTNCNTAFDCESSVPNLKYPFWGENRAKYCGGDSNTEVTCEGKVPKITIKNVKYRILDWENTTKKLTVAREDYSSGDVCAVNNNYSNSTFDNTGQFQRFSGVSNVTLLYNCVANGDPSNMFHSVDCQNTKFVVYTVVDPTLYSTICSPSVIVVIPILDTFTSQIASGSGLEEALKKGFELRWTVNSPECDACVGSGGVCGNDGGTELRCFCKDGPDKTSCNSEKASTSSASLAGFGITTFFIVMITCHLKRGIHNQKSTIVWKRRKFVENNVEVFMRSYNLSATRRYSYTEIKKITNSFRNKLGQGGYGIVYKANLPDGCHVAVKVINEYKGNGEEFINEVASISRTSHTNIVSLLGFCYEMNKRVLLYEYMPNGSLDKFIYKSGFTDAICDFNWNKLFQIAIGIARGLEYLHQGCTSKILHLDIKPQNILLDEDFCPKISDFGLAKICQKKESIVSIPGTRGTIGYMAPEVFSRAFGGISHKSDVYSYGMLILEMIGGRKNYDTGGSCTSEMYFPDWIYKDLDKGNNTLLNGLTISEEENDMVRKITLVSLWCIQTNPLDRPPINKVIEMLHGPLSSVSSPPKPVLFSPERPPLQLSCMSSSSLDETNSITVSK
- the LOC101489912 gene encoding LEAF RUST 10 DISEASE-RESISTANCEUS RECEPTOR-LIKE PROTEIN KINASE-like 2.4 isoform X1; the protein is MKPLFHHQSSSNIIFFYYSVALLMISIMNIPTCICKDDPLYTNCNTAFDCESSVPNLKYPFWGENRAKYCGGDSNTEVTCEGKVPKITIKNVKYRILDWENTTKKLTVAREDYSSGDVCAVNNNYSNSTFDNTGQFQRFSGVSNVTLLYNCVANGDPSNMFHSVDCQNTKFVVYTVVDPTLYSTICSPSVIVVIPILDTFTSQIASGSGLEEALKKGFELRWTVNSPECDACVGSGGVCGNDGGTELRCFCKDGPDKTSCNSEKASTSSSKQNWRFIVIGASLAGFGITTFFIVMITCHLKRGIHNQKSTIVWKRRKFVENNVEVFMRSYNLSATRRYSYTEIKKITNSFRNKLGQGGYGIVYKANLPDGCHVAVKVINEYKGNGEEFINEVASISRTSHTNIVSLLGFCYEMNKRVLLYEYMPNGSLDKFIYKSGFTDAICDFNWNKLFQIAIGIARGLEYLHQGCTSKILHLDIKPQNILLDEDFCPKISDFGLAKICQKKESIVSIPGTRGTIGYMAPEVFSRAFGGISHKSDVYSYGMLILEMIGGRKNYDTGGSCTSEMYFPDWIYKDLDKGNNTLLNGLTISEEENDMVRKITLVSLWCIQTNPLDRPPINKVIEMLHGPLSSVSSPPKPVLFSPERPPLQLSCMSSSSLDETNSITVSK